In the genome of Syngnathoides biaculeatus isolate LvHL_M chromosome 14, ASM1980259v1, whole genome shotgun sequence, one region contains:
- the sec22a gene encoding vesicle-trafficking protein SEC22a: MSSVLFASVVRVGDGLPLSASTDYEHDRELHDTRKHLKALSKRLPHFPDRCTFASGPYNVNFISALGVCYMMVCLSSYPSVLAFCFLDELQKEFLVTYDGKRVAAAVRPYSFIQFDVVIQRTKHRYNSPRSLSTKINMADMQTELKLRPPCRLTLDDIQTNANGFSPSRSSAKYKGITPTQTLEPVTLPGAVSCVLSVLCGGLNLLRGVHAIESVLQDEDEDFSYVIAFFLGTAACLYQCFLFAYFSVWRNVKSFLALGLVCVCNMCGRSCSTWPSPPA, encoded by the exons ATGTCGAGCGTTCTGTTCGCCTCGGTGGTGCGCGTGGGCGACGGCCTGCCACTGTCGGCGTCGACCGACTACGAGCACGACCGGGAGCTGCACGACACCAGGAAACACCTGAAAGCTCTCTCCAAGAGGCTGCCGCACTTCCCCGACAGATGCACCTTCGCCAGCGGGCCCTACAACGTCAA TTTCATTAGCGCACTGGGGGTGTGTTACATGATGGTGTGTCTGTCGAGTTATCCCAGCGTGTTGGCCTTCTGCTTCCTGGACGAACTGCAGAAGGAGTTCCTCGTCACCTACGACGGCAAAcgcgtcgccgccgccgtccggcCTTACTCCTTCATACAGTTCG ACGTGGTGATCCAGCGCACAAAGCATCGCTACAACAGCCCGCGCTCCCTGTCCACCAAGATCAACATGGCCGACATGCAGACGGAGCTCAAGCTGCGTCCTCCCTGCCGGCTGACCCTCGACGACATCCAGACTAACGCTAACGGCTTCTCGCCCTCGCGCTCGTCCGCCAAGTACAAGGGCATCA CCCCCACTCAGACTCTGGAGCCCGTGACGCTTCCCGGCGCCGTGTCGTGCGTCCTCAGCGTGCTCTGCGGCGGACTCAACCTGCTGCGCGGCGTCCACGCCATCGAGAGCGTCCTGCAG gacgaggacgaggacttCAGCTACGTGATCGCCTTCTTCCTGGGCACGGCCGCCTGCCTCTACCAG tgcttcctgtttgcGTACTTCTCCGTGTGGCGGAACGTCAAGTCGTTCCTGGCCCTGGGCCTGGTGTGCGTGTGCAACATGTGTGGCAGATCTTGTTCCACGTGGCCGTCGCCGCCTGCATGA